A DNA window from Sylvia atricapilla isolate bSylAtr1 chromosome 6, bSylAtr1.pri, whole genome shotgun sequence contains the following coding sequences:
- the CKB gene encoding creatine kinase B-type isoform X1 produces the protein MPFSNSHNLLKMKHKPEDEYPDLKAHNNHMAKVLTPDLYQKLRDKQTPSGFTLDDCIQTGVDNPGHPFIMTVGCVAGDEESYEVFKELFDPVIEDRHGGYKPSDQHKTDLNADNLQGGDDLDPNYVLSSRVRTGRSIRGFCLPPHCSRGERRAIEKLSVEALGSLDGDLKGKYYALRNMTDAEQQQLIDDHFLFDKPVSPLLLASGMARDWPDARGIWHNDNKTFLVWINEEDHLRVISMQKGGNMKEVFTRFCTGLTKIESLFKAKNYEFMWNPHLGYILTCPSNLGTGLRAGVHIKIPHLGKHEKFGEVLKRLRLQKRGTGGVDTAAVGGVFDISNADRLGFSEVELVQMVVDGVKLLIEMEKRLEKGQSIDDLMPAQK, from the exons ATGCCCTTCTCAAACAGCCACAACCTCCTGAAGATGAAGCACAAGCCTGAGGATGAGTACCCTGACCTGAAAGCTCACAACAATCACATGGCTAAGGTGCTGACCCCGGACCTGTACCAGAAATTGAGGGATAAACAGACTCCCAGTGGATTTACCCTGGATGATTGCATCCAGACTGGGGTTGACAACCCAG GCCATCCCTTCATAATGACAGTAGGATGTGTGGCTGGTGATGAAGAATCCTATGAAGTGTTCAAGGAGCTCTTTGATCCAGTTATTGAAGACCGGCATGGTGGCTACAAACCAAGTGATCAGCACAAGACCGACCTGAATGCTGATAACCTGCAG GGAGGTGATGACCTGGATCCCAATTATGTGCTAAGTTCCCGCGTCAGAACTGGCAGAAGCATCCGTGGATTCTGTCTTCCCCCGCACTGCAGTCGAGGAGAGAGGCGGGCTATCGAGAAGCTCTCTGTTGAAG CTCTGGGTAGTCTGGATGGTGATCTCAAGGGGAAGTACTATGCTCTGAGGAACATGActgatgcagagcagcagcagctgattgATGACCACTTCTTGTTTGACAAGCCAGTTTCTCCTCTTCTGTTGGCATCTGGGATGGCACGAGACTGGCCTGATGCCAGGGGTATCTG GCACAATGATAACAAGACTTTCCTTGTTTGGATCAATGAGGAGGATCACCTTAGAGTTATTTCCATGCAGAAAGGTGGAAACATGAAGGAAGTATTTACCCGTTTCTGTACTGGACTAACAAAG ATAGAAAGTCTCTTCAAGGCCAAAAACTATGAGTTCATGTGGAATCCACACTTGGGCTACATCCTGACCTGCCCATCCAACCTTGGAACAGGGCTCCGTGCTGGTGTGCACATCAAGATCCCACACCTTGGGAAACATGAGAAATTTGGAGAAGTCCTCAAGAGACTTCGGCTGCAGAAACGAGGCACAG GTGGTGTGGACACAGCTGCTGTTGGAGGAGTGTTCGATATCTCCAATGCTGATCGTCTTGGCTTCTCAGAGGTGGAGCTGGTGCAGATGGTGGTGGATGGAGTGAAGCTTCTCATTGAAATGGAGAAACGCCTTGAAAAAGGCCAGTCCATTGATGACCTCATGCCAGCTCAGAAATAA
- the CKB gene encoding creatine kinase B-type isoform X2 — MAQLNNQRLPPDEEYPDLSTHNNHMAKVLTLDLYKKLRDRVTPSGFTLDDVIQTGVDNPGHPFIMTVGCVAGDEESYEVFKELFDPVIEDRHGGYKPSDQHKTDLNADNLQGGDDLDPNYVLSSRVRTGRSIRGFCLPPHCSRGERRAIEKLSVEALGSLDGDLKGKYYALRNMTDAEQQQLIDDHFLFDKPVSPLLLASGMARDWPDARGIWHNDNKTFLVWINEEDHLRVISMQKGGNMKEVFTRFCTGLTKIESLFKAKNYEFMWNPHLGYILTCPSNLGTGLRAGVHIKIPHLGKHEKFGEVLKRLRLQKRGTGGVDTAAVGGVFDISNADRLGFSEVELVQMVVDGVKLLIEMEKRLEKGQSIDDLMPAQK, encoded by the exons ATGGCCCAACTAAATAATCAGAGACTGCCTCCTGATGAGGAGTACCCGGACCTGAGCACCCACAACAACCACATGGCCAAAGTTCTAACCCTGGATTTGTACAAGAAACTGAGAGACAGAGTCACGCCCAGTGGCTTCACCCTGGATGATGTCATTCAGACTGGGGTTGATAATCCTG GCCATCCCTTCATAATGACAGTAGGATGTGTGGCTGGTGATGAAGAATCCTATGAAGTGTTCAAGGAGCTCTTTGATCCAGTTATTGAAGACCGGCATGGTGGCTACAAACCAAGTGATCAGCACAAGACCGACCTGAATGCTGATAACCTGCAG GGAGGTGATGACCTGGATCCCAATTATGTGCTAAGTTCCCGCGTCAGAACTGGCAGAAGCATCCGTGGATTCTGTCTTCCCCCGCACTGCAGTCGAGGAGAGAGGCGGGCTATCGAGAAGCTCTCTGTTGAAG CTCTGGGTAGTCTGGATGGTGATCTCAAGGGGAAGTACTATGCTCTGAGGAACATGActgatgcagagcagcagcagctgattgATGACCACTTCTTGTTTGACAAGCCAGTTTCTCCTCTTCTGTTGGCATCTGGGATGGCACGAGACTGGCCTGATGCCAGGGGTATCTG GCACAATGATAACAAGACTTTCCTTGTTTGGATCAATGAGGAGGATCACCTTAGAGTTATTTCCATGCAGAAAGGTGGAAACATGAAGGAAGTATTTACCCGTTTCTGTACTGGACTAACAAAG ATAGAAAGTCTCTTCAAGGCCAAAAACTATGAGTTCATGTGGAATCCACACTTGGGCTACATCCTGACCTGCCCATCCAACCTTGGAACAGGGCTCCGTGCTGGTGTGCACATCAAGATCCCACACCTTGGGAAACATGAGAAATTTGGAGAAGTCCTCAAGAGACTTCGGCTGCAGAAACGAGGCACAG GTGGTGTGGACACAGCTGCTGTTGGAGGAGTGTTCGATATCTCCAATGCTGATCGTCTTGGCTTCTCAGAGGTGGAGCTGGTGCAGATGGTGGTGGATGGAGTGAAGCTTCTCATTGAAATGGAGAAACGCCTTGAAAAAGGCCAGTCCATTGATGACCTCATGCCAGCTCAGAAATAA